A single Watersipora subatra chromosome 7, tzWatSuba1.1, whole genome shotgun sequence DNA region contains:
- the LOC137399763 gene encoding DNA polymerase epsilon subunit 2-like → MASSLAKLRISILKSSKLYGFALNSESLKYLVEVLVDLAQAERDLAIEQIWSSLAKQKIDVGQITRQQCEQAVLEVTGHGKDGSVKLLDIIGAFEIPRYVYDKSRQKFTREEATLFPENCDEYSNHYRNRYNTLYQRILRSPLFSNKSSAGTDTTHKFKLKPLEALYGSNVLMENITVFGMITQLKPGAWYLEDFNAEVELDLSKAEFRPGLICDNTFVLCEGHYDNQILKVMGISLPPPETASLTRAYFGDTNFFGGELTTCAAANKALKAKEVENQDAFMVFLSNVHLDCPDVMNKLYTLFTGYSSMPPIAFVLCGPFLSPRVYPDPPSTLTGCLKNLGKIISSIAELKDRTMFVFVPAMEDVGSLSVYPRPPLCPSVTDAFTKQVKNAKFTTNPCRIQYCTKEIVVFREDLIPKMFRCRVNKPADDLPEHFTKTLVSTSSLSLLPLNTMPVFWSYDHAMSLYPLPSLVVAADSYYGYTKEYSGCTVVNPGSFPASKFSFKVYYPSSNEVEDSQISDNI, encoded by the exons ATGGCCTCTAGTCTTGCCAAATTGCGTattagtattttgaaaagtaGCAAACTTTACGGGTTTGCCTTAAACAG TGAATCGCTGAAGTACCTAGTCGAAGTTCTTGTGGATTTGGCCCAGGCAGAGCGGGATTTGGCAATAGAACAGATCTGGAGCAGCCTCGCTAAACAAAAGA TTGATGTTGGTCAGATAACCAGGCAGCAGTGCGAGCAAGCTGTGTTGGAAGTGACAGGACACGGAAAGGATGGCTCTGTCAAGTTGTTGGATATAATTGGTGCTTTTGAGATTCCTCGATATGTCTATGATAAGTCTCGTCAGAAATTTACCAG GGAGGAGGCAACTCTGTTTCCAGAAAACTGCGATGAATACTCCAACCACTACCGGAACCGTTACAACACTCTCTACCAGCGTATCCTCAGAAGTCCTCTTTTCTCAAACAAATCATCTGCTGGCACAGATACAACACACAAATTCAAG TTGAAACCTTTGGAAGCTCTCTATGGCTCTAATGTACTTATGGAGAATATCACAGTCTTCGGAATGATCACACAACTGAAGCCG GGCGCCTGGTATCTTGAAGACTTCAATGCAGAAGTGGAACTTGACTTGAGCAAGGCAGAATTTAGACCTGGTCTCATATGTGACAACACTTTTGTGCTATGTGAAGGTCACTATGATAATCAGATACTGAAGGTTATGGGCATTAGCTTACCCCCACCTGAAACTGCTTCCCTGACTAG GGCCTATTTTGGAGATACAAATTTTTTCGGTGGTGAGTTGACGACGTGTGCGGCAGCCAATAAAGCACTTAAAGCTAAAGAGGTGGAGAATCAAGATGCCTTCATG GTATTTTTGTCGAATGTACATCTGGACTGCCCTGATGTGATGAATAAGCTATACACATTGTTCACAGGCTATAGTTCGATGCCTCCCATAGCATTTGTACTTTGTGGACCCTTCCTCTCTCCTCGGGTTTACCCTGACCCACCTTCCACACTTACAG GGTGCCTTAAGAACCTTGGGAAAATTATATCATCCATTGCTGAGTTGAAGGATAGGACAATGTTTGTGTTTGTACCTGCGATGGAAGATGTGGGCAGTCTCTCAGTCTACCCTAGACCTCCGTTGTGTCCCTCAGTCACGGATGCCTTTACAAAGCAG GTGAAGAATGCCAAGTTCACCACAAATCCATGTAGGATCCAGTACTGCACGAAAGAGATAGTGGTATTCAGGGAAGACCTCATTCCTAAGATGTTCCGGTGTCGAGTGAACAAACCTGCTGACGACCTGCCAGAGCAT TTTACAAAGACGCTTGTTTCAACCTCTAGTCTGAGTCTGCTGCCGCTAAACACGATGCCGGTGTTTTGGAGTTATGACCACGCCATGTCACTCTACCCTCTGCCAAGCTTAGTCGTGGCGGCTGACAGCTACTACGGTTACACCAAAGAATATTCCGGCTGCACCGTCGTGAATCCA GGTTCATTTCCAGCATCCAAGTTCAGTTTCAAGGTTTATTACCCGTCCAGTAATGAAGTAGAAGACAGTCAGATATCTGATAATATCTAA
- the LOC137399784 gene encoding WW domain-binding protein 4-like yields the protein MSEYWVSQGRRMCTYCKCWTADNKASINFHEQGKNHKENVKKKLDELRKKGIEEARKKENEISDLAKIEKAAMESFKKDVANNKNMSNAYGTVPPISTKTTTSSASSSDSPPSSSVKARKKSTKEKTSDTSQNISLPENWETAYTDEGYLYYWNSVTNETSWYSPGSDSQDTAANKSKSKSQASNEMVKSSKTQDLTTGYGQWETIAVEPTETVTDYDLPTDSKNIEVVPEDIPLPSAKEEPIVAENAEPKAKFKEKKVSLGETSKTNEPVAFKKPKMAKKRQARAAFDED from the coding sequence ATGTCTGAATATTGGGTGTCTCAAGGTCGACGTATGTGCACGTACTGCAAATGCTGGACTGCTGATAACAAAGCTTCCATAAACTTTCATGAACAAGGCAAGAATCATAAAGAGaatgttaaaaaaaaacttgatgaGCTGCGAAAAAAAGGAATCGAGGAAGCTCGAAAGAAGGAAAATGAGATTTCTGATCTGGCCAAGATTGAAAAAGCTGCAATGGAAAGTTTTAAGAAAGATGtggcaaataataaaaacatgtcaAATGCATATGGAACTGTACCACCAATCAGTACTAAAACCACTACTAGCAGTGCTAGCTCTAGTGATTCACCACCATCCTCATCAGTCAAAGCTAGAAAGAAAAGCACCAAAGAAAAGACTTCAGATACTAGCCAAAACATTAGTTTACCAGAAAACTGGGAAACTGCATACACAGATGAAGGGTATCTCTATTACTGGAATTCTGTAACAAATGAAACAAGTTGGTATTCACCCGGTTCAGATTCGCAGGATACTGCTGCCAACAAGTCTAAATCAAAGTCTCAGGCTTCAAATGAAATGGTTAAATCATCAAAGACACAAGATCTCACCACAGGTTATGGCCAGTGGGAGACAATTGCCGTGGAACCAACTGAGACAGTCACTGACTATGACCTACCAACTGACAGCAAAAACATAGAAGTTGTTCCAGAGGATATTCCACTTCCGAGTGCTAAGGAGGAGCCAATTGTAGCAGAAAACGCGGAGCCGAAGGCTAAGTTCAAAGAGAAAAAAGTTTCTCTGggtgaaacatcaaaaactaaTGAGCCAGTGGCATTTAAGAAGCCTAAAATGGCCAAAAAAAGACAAGCAAGGGCTGCTTTTGATGAGGATTGA
- the LOC137400244 gene encoding uncharacterized protein, whose product MKGSAYVRTVEGALEESQKMVDSKSDSSRSGISDSISSPSLEDDRELLPAGSEDMQSECLVPASVQRVVQPLEQAHEPPPVIPRETQLPAKLADNKKSSTCVFL is encoded by the exons ATGAAAGGCTCTGCTTATGTCAGAACAGTCGAGGGAGCTCTAGAGGAAAGCCA AAAGATGGTTGACTCGAAGTCCGACTCCTCCCGGAGTGGCATATCAGATTCCATATCTTCCCCATCGCTAGAAGACGATCGGGAGCTGCTTCCTGCGGGTTCTGAGGACATGCAATCAGAATGTTTAGTGCCAGCAAGTGTACAGCGTGTTGTACAACCTTTAGAGCAg GCTCACGAACCTCCTCCTGTGATACCAAGGGAAACACAACTGCCAGCAAAGCTAGCTGACAACAAAAAATCATCAACATGCGTCTTTCTTTAG